GCCGCATACACGGCATTGCAGCGGCTGTCCTCGGGCGTCACCAGTCCCAAATGACGCGAAGGCAAATCCAGACCCGAAGCTCGCGGCAGACACCCCAGCAACGGGGCGGGATTGGCGGATTCCGGCAGTGACGCCTCCAAAGCCTCCTGCAACAGCTCCGCATGGGCCGGACTGCCCACCCTGTTGAGCACCACTCCGGCGAATCGTAAATTTGGCTGGAATTCCAAATAGCCTTTGACCATTGCAGCGGCAGAGCGAGCCATGGATGCGGCGTCCGCCACCAGCAGCACAGGCAGACCGAGCCAGCGGGCCAACTCCTCGGACGACCCCGTGGGACCGCTGCCGGACGCGCCGTCGAACAGCCCCATAACCCCTTCCACAACCGCCACAGATCCGGGAGCCATGTTGCGGGCAACGATCCCGCGCACAGCGTCCCGGTCCAGCATCCAGCCGTCCAGATTGTGGGAAGGCCGGCCCGAGGCGCCGGCATGGTGCAGGGGATCGATAAAATCCGGTCCCGCCTTAAAGGGACGCACATCCAGGCCTCGACGGGCCAAAGCCGCCATAAGGCCAAGACTCACAGACGTCTTGCCGCACCCGGAACGGGTTCCGGCCACCAGCACACCCCGGGCCGGGGCATGGTCCGTAGGATCGAACGCGAACGGCAGCTCCAGGGAACCGCCCACGCTCAAACCAGCCCGCGTTTTTCCAGGCTGCGCAAAAAGGCCAACGCCTCGGCATGCTGCTCATTCATGGCCAGGGCCGCGTTCAGATGCCGCACCGCATGGGGGTGGTCTCCCTTTTCATAGTAGGCGCGGGCCAGATTATAGTGCAGATTTTCATCATCCGCCGCCATTTCCAGGGCGCGCTTGTAATAATGAACCGCATCGTCGAACAGCCCGCCCTTACGCAGATTGATTCCAAATTCATTGAACAAATGTTTGTGTTCGTCCTCGAACGCGGCATCGATATCCACCACACGCTGAAAGACCTCGTGGGCCTTTTCCTCATCCCCGCGTTGCAGATACACCAACCCAATGCCGAAGTTGGCCCGCACGTTGCGCTCATCCAGACCGAGCGCCTTGTTGTATTCGTACTCTGCGGTAAAGGTCTCGCCTCGCTTGCGGAATTTGTCGCCCCGGGCAACGTGCTTTTGCACGGCGCGGATTCGGGGCATGACATGCTCGTGCCAGATGCCCGGCTCGGGCATATAGTCGCGGAGCAAGTCCTCGCGGGTGATGGTCTCCGTATTGCCCACCGGGGAATACTCCTCCCCCAGGGGCTGAATCTCCACGTTTTCCTCGTCCAGTTCGCGCACAAGGTAGTTGAACCGTTGCTGCACGCGCTTTTGCGTGGAGCCGGTTCCGATCTTCATGGACTTGTGTATGGAAAAGACCCCGCACAAATCGTCGTTGGGGTATGTATCTTGGTCGGTCATGCGATTTCTCCGTCATTCATGCTCAACAGTGGAACGCAGCACATGTTCCAGCGTGCCGCCGGACTCCAGCATCTGTTCGGCCTGCTCGGCCGAGGCCGGGCGGGAGAACAAAAAACCCTGAGCGTAACGACACCCCGCCTGACGCAAAATGTCAAGCTGATGTTCGCTTTCCACTCCCTCGGCAATGACGCGAAGCCCCAAGGCCTGGCCCAGGGAAACAACGGTCTGCACGATGGCCCGGCTGTCCTGGTCATTTTCCATGCCCGTAACAAAGCTGCGGTCAATCTTGACCACGTCGATGGGAAAACGTTGCAGATAGGAAAGGGAAGAATATCCCGTGCCGAAATCATCAATGCACAGCCCCACGCCCACATCCTTGAGCTTGGCCAGCATCTCCCCGGCCAGCTTGGGATTGTCCATGAGCGTATGCTCGGTGATTTCCAGGTTCACCACATGGGGGTCCAGATTGTGGCGATGCAGGGCTTCTTCCACTCGACCGAGCAGGGCAGGCTGTTTGAGATGTTTGCCGGAAAAATTTAACGCCATGGTCATGGGCGATTGGGCGTCGAAAAAACGATCCGCAAACCGGTCCCGCCAGCGGGCCGTCTGCGCGCAGACCGTCTCCAGCATGTGCTGGTCGATGGCATAGATCAGGCCGGTGTCTTCGGCCAGGGAAATGAAGTGATCCGGGGAGATCACGCCGTGTTGGGGATGCAGCCAGCGAACCAGCGCCTCGAATCCAACGATGCGCAGATCGTCCAGGCAGACCACGGGTTGAAAAAGCGCCTCAAACTCGCGATGCTCCACGGCCTTGCGCAGGTCGGTCTCCAGCTCCATGAGATGCAGCGCCTGCTCATGCATACGATGGTTAAAGACCTTGAAGCGGGATTTGCCCAGTTCCTTGGCACGATACATGGCAGTGTCCGCGTCCCGGAGCAGGGCTTCGGGCCGGTCATACGTGCCGGTATGCAACACGATGCCGATGCTGGCCGTGGTAAAGACCTCGTTGCCGTCCAGCACAAAGGCCTGGGAAATTTCGTCCAGGATGCGGCGGGCGATTTTGATGGCGTCCCGGGGTGCTGCAATCTCTTCCAGCAAAATGGCGAACTCGTCCCCGCCGAACCGGGCCACCGTATCCATTCCCCGGGCGCAATTGACCAGCACCCGCGCCACGGAGCGGAGCAGGCTGTCGCCGATGTCGTGTCCCAGGGAATCGTTGATGATCTTGAAACGGTCCAGATCCAGGTAGAGCACGGCAAAGAAATAATTGTCCCGGCGGCGGGACCGCTCCAAAGCCATTTGCAGATGATCCTGAAAAAGCAACCTGTTGGGAAGATTTGTCAAGGGATCATGGAAGGCCTGGTGCATGAGCTGGTCCTCGGCCTCCTTACGCAGGGTAATGTCCTCCACCGAACCTTCGTAATACAGGGTGCGGCCATTCGCGTCGGAAATGCGGCGAGCGTTTTCCGATATCCAGATCACCCTTCCGTCGGCCCGGCGCACCCGGGATTCAAAATTCTGCAATTCCCCCTCAGTCTCCAGGGTGCGATAAAATTCATCCCGCCGACTCTCCTGAAAAAACAGGCTGTCCGGCGCGGTGTTGGCCGTGGCCATAAAGTCCGCCGGAGCCGTAAAACCGTAAATCCGGGCCAGGGAGGGATTGGCACTGATGAAATGTCCGTCACGCCCCACCTGATAGATGCCCTCCACCGCGTTTTCAAAAATGGAGCGGTATTTTTGTTCGGTCTTGCGCAGGGCTTCGCCCACCACCTTGCGTTCGGCCACTTCGATCTTGAGCTGGATGTTGGCCCGGGACAGTTCCCGAGTCCGCTCGACCACCTTTTCCTCCAGCTCATCCTTGGCCTGCTGCAACTCGCTGGTGGCCTGGACCACACGGGCTTCCAGCGTTCCCACAAGATCCCGTATCTCCGAGGACATGGCGTTCATGGCCTTGGCCAGGTCGCCCACCTCATCGCGGGAGTCGATCCGGATGGACGCGCTGAAATCGTGGCGGGCCACACGCCGGGCGTAATCCCGCAGGGAATGCAGCGGCCGGGAAATGCGGTTCACAAACGCCCATGCCGCGCCCACGCTGGCCAAAAACAACACCAGCGTGATGACCTGCTGTTTTACGATGGCGGAGCGGATGTAGCCGTTGATCAGCCCCATATCCATGCCGATGTGCACATATCCCACCAGACCGGTGAGAATAGGCATGGCCACATGCAGATACTGGGTTCCCCCGGAGCGCATCATGCGCAGGTCGTACTCCCCGCCCTCAAAGGCGTGGCGTGTTTCCAGGTCCACGATGTCGGCCACCGGTTCGGGGACGCCCGGGGTGAAGGTATGGGCAATGACCTCTCCCTGGTCATCCGCCACCAGTACATAGGCCACGCCTTCGATGCGTAGGTACTGGTCAATGCGGGACTGGACCGCGGCCGCATCCCGCTCCAGAATGGTGTCCAGATCGGATCGGGCCATGCTGTAGGCCAGGGCGAGAGCCTTGGATTCATACTCCGAGGTGAGCTGGGTATGAATCTGCCAGCCCGAGAGCACCGACGTGGCCGTGGCAATGACGCCGAAAATGACCACCATGAAACCGAGGGTTTTGGCAAACAGGCCGGGACGCTTCATTTTGCCCACCCGGACCAATCCTCAAGAGGCACGAACCGACCTTCCCGCACCGTCACATAATACACCGCATCCAATCCCTGATTTTTCTGCACGCTGTAGCGCAACGGACACCCCAATCCCAGGTCAACCCCATTGAGGGCGTAGAGGGCATCGGGGATACGCTCGCGAGACGGCTGCGGCCCGAGATGTTCCACCATGTTGGTCAACAGCACGGCGTTGAGAAACCCCTCCAGGCTGACAAAAGAATACCGGTGCGGGGAATACGGCTCCCGGAGGACATTGTCGGGCGGCATTTCCGCATGCTGGTCCATGACCTCCCGGTACAGACGCACCACGGGAAGCGTCACGTCCTCATAGCTGGGCACCACCTGGGCGCAGACCAGGTCATTGGTATACACCTTGCCCCGGCTCCGGCCCACGGCCCGCAGAAGCCGAAGCATGTTGTCGGAATCGGAAAAGGAAATCGTGGCAATGGGGATGTCCAGCCCCTGTTCCCGCGCATCGCGGATAAACCCGGCAGTGGCGGCGTAGGAACCCACGGTGACGATCGCGTCGGGTCGCCCCGCGGCCAGCACCTCCACCTCCCGGTCATACTCCCGGGAAAACAATGCTCCGCGCTGATAGGCGGCTTCGGACACGATCTCCAGCCCCTCTTCAGCCAGGGCGCGGCGCACTCCGTCCCACCCGTTCCGTCCATAGGCGTCGGCCTGATAAAAGACACCGATGCGGCGACGGCCCAGGGAGGTGAAGTGCTGTACCAGCCCCCGCGTCTCCTGAAAATAGGACGCCCGAAGGTTGAAGACACGATCTCCGTAGGGCGGATCCCGCAGGGGCTGCGCCCCGGAAAACGGGAACAGCAAAAACATGCGTTCCTGTTCAAAATGCTTGAGCAATGGCAAAATGCGCGTGGTGGTGGGCGTTCCCACGTAGGAAAACAGGGCAAAGACCTTTTCGTCACGCACCAGGCGGATGGTGTTGCGGATGGTGGGGATGGGGTCGTACCCGTCGTCCAGAGGCAAAATGCGCAGGGTGTGTCCGTTCACCCCGCCCCCGGCGTTGACGTGGTTGAACCATGCGCTCGCGCCGCGGTAATATTCGATGCCCAGTCCGCGCGACGCCCCGCTAAAAGCGGCGGACATGCCGAACACCAGCTCTCCGACACGTTCCGACGGAGGGTCTTCGGCCATTGCCGCCAAGGGAAACAGCACGCTCCCGAGCAACGTTATAACGACGTATACCAGCTTGCGCATGATCCTTTTCTATAGCCATGAGAACAAGATAAAATCAACTCTTGTCCGGGCCACTATACGCGGTACGGCCATCGTGCTATGCATAAAAAAACATTCCATCACAGGAGCATCCACCATGTGGCATCGCATTGTCGCGCTCTGCGTCCTGGGTCTGGCGCTGCTGGGCGGGACCGCTCCCCAGGCCCAGGCCGGGCTGACGGTCACCAACCTGTCCCCCTCCCGAACGGCCCAAGCCCCGGGCGGAAGGCTGCTGTTGAACTATACTCTGGAAAACCAGACCAGCAGCACAGCCAAAAATATTTATGTACGATTTTATTTCACGCCCGCCGGCTCCTCCACCCTGACCGGCCCGCCCCTCACGGACACGCTGGTGCTCTGCCTGGAACCGGGGCAGCCCCTGCACTCCAAGGTGGCGCTCCGCCTGCCGGCGAATACGCCCCTGGGACCGGGCCAATTTGTGGCCATCCCCCAAAAGGCCGGAGCCGCTCCCCTGCGGGCCAATGCCCGCTTCGCTGCCACACCGGGGACCACCACGGCTCCCTTCACCGTGGGCGACGCCGCACCTGGCCTGGCAGCAACCCCGTCCACCGGAACCACGAGCCTGCCGTCCTCACCCACAGTACCTGCCTCCGACGGCTCCCCGATTCCGGATGCCTCCGCGCCGACAAACTCGGGTACGGACGCTGCGCCCGTTTCCCCGGAAACACCCGTCAACCTGCTGGTGGTGGACGCCTCTGTTGAGCAGGGAACCGTTGCCCCGGATCAGGCCATGCTGGTTCCCTTTTCCGTGCGCAACACCGGCGGCCAGGAAGTGGGACCGCTGTTCATCGCCTTTTGCATTGTGGACGACACGGGCCGCGCCGTTCCGGACCAATGCCCGGACCGGCAGATGATCCAATCCATTGGAGCCGGGGCCATCCACGGCAGTCAGGGTACGGTGCTGCTGCCCCGGGACATTGCCACCGGGCCGCACACCCTGGCCGTGATCGTGGACTTCGACGACATGATCCGGGAGACGGACGAGACCGACAATGCCCGGCTGGTACGCTTCACGGTTTCGCCGCAGGGCGGAAACTTTTTCTAACCATCCGCGAAACGCGGCACCGGAGCCGGTCCGTCACCACGCGCCCCGGCTCCGGGCGGTTCACTCCCCGGTCAGGCCCGCCCGACGCGCAGCCCAGCGCATCTGGCGGCACACGCCCATGAGCATGTTGAATTCATCCCGCTTGAGGTCCAACCGCCCCAGCATACGGCGCATGGACATCATCTTGTAATCCGCGTCCTGCTCCCGGAGAAAATCCACGTCCAGCAGCGCCTGTTGCAGTTCCTGGTAGAGCCGTTCGCGCTCGGCCACGGTGCAGCCGCGCTCCCGGGGCTGGTGCGCGGGTTCAAAAGGCTGCTCCTGGGCGGTCTTGAAACATTCATACAAGAGCACCACCACGGCCTGGGCCAGGTTCAACGACGTCCCTTGAAAATTGGTGGGAATGGTGGTCAGGGCGGTGCAAAGACTGGTTTCCGCATTGGTCAGCCCCCGATCCTCGGGACCAAAGACCAAGGCGACCCGGGCGTTGCGACGCAGGCGCTCCTCCACGGCCGAAGCCAGGGTCGGAGGTGACATAATCCCCTTGCGCCAGCCTCCGGTACGCGCCGTGGCTCCGTAGGCGGCCTCGCACCCGTCCAGCGCGTCGCGCAGGGTTGCGACCACCTTGGCCGAGTTGAGAATGTCCGCGGCATGCGCCGTGGCCAGGGGCAAGGCCTTGTCCAGGTCGAAGCGGTGCGGATTGACCAACACCAGATCCGAGACCCCCATGTTCAAACAGGCCCGGGCAACGGACCCCACGTTTTCCGGAAATTTCGGCTCAAACAGTACCACGCGTACCGAATCCAACATATGCGCC
The DNA window shown above is from Paucidesulfovibrio gracilis DSM 16080 and carries:
- a CDS encoding tetratricopeptide repeat protein encodes the protein MTDQDTYPNDDLCGVFSIHKSMKIGTGSTQKRVQQRFNYLVRELDEENVEIQPLGEEYSPVGNTETITREDLLRDYMPEPGIWHEHVMPRIRAVQKHVARGDKFRKRGETFTAEYEYNKALGLDERNVRANFGIGLVYLQRGDEEKAHEVFQRVVDIDAAFEDEHKHLFNEFGINLRKGGLFDDAVHYYKRALEMAADDENLHYNLARAYYEKGDHPHAVRHLNAALAMNEQHAEALAFLRSLEKRGLV
- a CDS encoding EAL domain-containing protein; protein product: MKRPGLFAKTLGFMVVIFGVIATATSVLSGWQIHTQLTSEYESKALALAYSMARSDLDTILERDAAAVQSRIDQYLRIEGVAYVLVADDQGEVIAHTFTPGVPEPVADIVDLETRHAFEGGEYDLRMMRSGGTQYLHVAMPILTGLVGYVHIGMDMGLINGYIRSAIVKQQVITLVLFLASVGAAWAFVNRISRPLHSLRDYARRVARHDFSASIRIDSRDEVGDLAKAMNAMSSEIRDLVGTLEARVVQATSELQQAKDELEEKVVERTRELSRANIQLKIEVAERKVVGEALRKTEQKYRSIFENAVEGIYQVGRDGHFISANPSLARIYGFTAPADFMATANTAPDSLFFQESRRDEFYRTLETEGELQNFESRVRRADGRVIWISENARRISDANGRTLYYEGSVEDITLRKEAEDQLMHQAFHDPLTNLPNRLLFQDHLQMALERSRRRDNYFFAVLYLDLDRFKIINDSLGHDIGDSLLRSVARVLVNCARGMDTVARFGGDEFAILLEEIAAPRDAIKIARRILDEISQAFVLDGNEVFTTASIGIVLHTGTYDRPEALLRDADTAMYRAKELGKSRFKVFNHRMHEQALHLMELETDLRKAVEHREFEALFQPVVCLDDLRIVGFEALVRWLHPQHGVISPDHFISLAEDTGLIYAIDQHMLETVCAQTARWRDRFADRFFDAQSPMTMALNFSGKHLKQPALLGRVEEALHRHNLDPHVVNLEITEHTLMDNPKLAGEMLAKLKDVGVGLCIDDFGTGYSSLSYLQRFPIDVVKIDRSFVTGMENDQDSRAIVQTVVSLGQALGLRVIAEGVESEHQLDILRQAGCRYAQGFLFSRPASAEQAEQMLESGGTLEHVLRSTVEHE
- a CDS encoding ABC transporter substrate-binding protein, with the translated sequence MRKLVYVVITLLGSVLFPLAAMAEDPPSERVGELVFGMSAAFSGASRGLGIEYYRGASAWFNHVNAGGGVNGHTLRILPLDDGYDPIPTIRNTIRLVRDEKVFALFSYVGTPTTTRILPLLKHFEQERMFLLFPFSGAQPLRDPPYGDRVFNLRASYFQETRGLVQHFTSLGRRRIGVFYQADAYGRNGWDGVRRALAEEGLEIVSEAAYQRGALFSREYDREVEVLAAGRPDAIVTVGSYAATAGFIRDAREQGLDIPIATISFSDSDNMLRLLRAVGRSRGKVYTNDLVCAQVVPSYEDVTLPVVRLYREVMDQHAEMPPDNVLREPYSPHRYSFVSLEGFLNAVLLTNMVEHLGPQPSRERIPDALYALNGVDLGLGCPLRYSVQKNQGLDAVYYVTVREGRFVPLEDWSGWAK
- a CDS encoding CARDB domain-containing protein; the protein is MWHRIVALCVLGLALLGGTAPQAQAGLTVTNLSPSRTAQAPGGRLLLNYTLENQTSSTAKNIYVRFYFTPAGSSTLTGPPLTDTLVLCLEPGQPLHSKVALRLPANTPLGPGQFVAIPQKAGAAPLRANARFAATPGTTTAPFTVGDAAPGLAATPSTGTTSLPSSPTVPASDGSPIPDASAPTNSGTDAAPVSPETPVNLLVVDASVEQGTVAPDQAMLVPFSVRNTGGQEVGPLFIAFCIVDDTGRAVPDQCPDRQMIQSIGAGAIHGSQGTVLLPRDIATGPHTLAVIVDFDDMIRETDETDNARLVRFTVSPQGGNFF
- a CDS encoding RNA methyltransferase; this encodes MLDSVRVVLFEPKFPENVGSVARACLNMGVSDLVLVNPHRFDLDKALPLATAHAADILNSAKVVATLRDALDGCEAAYGATARTGGWRKGIMSPPTLASAVEERLRRNARVALVFGPEDRGLTNAETSLCTALTTIPTNFQGTSLNLAQAVVVLLYECFKTAQEQPFEPAHQPRERGCTVAERERLYQELQQALLDVDFLREQDADYKMMSMRRMLGRLDLKRDEFNMLMGVCRQMRWAARRAGLTGE